The Chryseobacterium suipulveris genome window below encodes:
- the nosZ gene encoding Sec-dependent nitrous-oxide reductase has product MKTIKKFGFVALAAMAIVGCKPKGTETAVSGDAAEKVYVAPGKHDEVYNFVSGGFNGQISVIGLPSGRTLKIIPVFSQHPENGYGYSEETKPMLETSHGFVPWDDQHHLSLSQTNGEIDGRWLFANANNTPRVARLDLKTFKTVEILEIPNSAGNHSSPFLTENTEYVVAGTRFAVPADGKGDVPIESFKQNFKGYLSFIGINKDSGEMDISFQIEAPGFNFDLSHAGKNKSHGWFFFSCYNSEQANTLLEVNASQNDKDFIMAVNWKKAEEYLKAGKGKKVPVEYAHNKWDESKHMATSTIKKEVTVLSAEELKDICYLIPCPKSPHGCDVDPTGEYIVGSGKLAALIPVFSFDKIQKAIAAKDFSGEFDGIPIIKYESALHGEVQKPGLGPLHTEFDGKGNAYTSHFVSSEVVKWDIKTLKVLDRQPTFYSVGHLMVVGGDSKKPYGKYLVAYNKITKDRYLPTGPELTQSAQLFDISGDKMKLLLDFPTIGEPHYAQAGPADLFTKNQVKFYKIAENQHPYATKGEAESKVVREGNKVHVYMTSIRSHFAPDNIEGIRVGDEVYFHVTNLEQDWDVPHGFAIKGAKNAELLIMPGETCTLKWVPDRPGMFPMFCTDFCSALHQEMQGYVRVSPAGSNTPLIYSLNNKKDNAQGPVKQGETK; this is encoded by the coding sequence ATGAAGACTATTAAGAAATTTGGATTTGTAGCATTGGCTGCAATGGCTATCGTGGGCTGTAAACCGAAAGGTACCGAAACAGCGGTAAGCGGTGATGCTGCAGAAAAGGTGTATGTAGCACCTGGAAAACATGACGAAGTTTATAATTTCGTGAGTGGTGGTTTCAACGGACAGATCTCCGTTATCGGTTTACCGAGCGGTAGAACACTGAAGATTATCCCTGTATTCTCTCAACATCCTGAAAACGGATACGGATACAGCGAAGAAACCAAGCCAATGCTTGAAACTTCCCACGGTTTCGTTCCTTGGGATGACCAACACCACCTTTCTCTGTCTCAAACCAATGGTGAGATCGACGGAAGATGGCTGTTTGCAAACGCCAACAACACCCCGAGAGTTGCGCGTCTTGACTTGAAAACTTTCAAGACTGTTGAAATCCTTGAAATCCCGAACTCCGCAGGTAACCACTCCTCTCCTTTCCTTACCGAAAACACAGAGTATGTAGTTGCCGGAACACGTTTCGCAGTTCCTGCTGATGGAAAAGGTGACGTACCGATCGAGTCCTTCAAACAAAATTTTAAAGGATATCTTTCATTCATCGGTATTAATAAAGACAGCGGCGAAATGGACATTTCCTTCCAAATCGAAGCTCCTGGATTTAACTTTGACCTTTCTCACGCAGGGAAAAACAAATCCCATGGATGGTTCTTCTTCTCTTGCTACAACTCTGAGCAGGCAAATACACTCCTTGAAGTGAACGCGTCGCAAAACGACAAAGACTTCATCATGGCCGTAAACTGGAAAAAAGCGGAAGAATACCTGAAAGCTGGAAAAGGCAAGAAAGTTCCAGTAGAATATGCACATAACAAATGGGACGAATCCAAGCATATGGCGACTTCAACCATTAAGAAAGAAGTTACCGTATTGAGCGCGGAGGAACTGAAAGATATCTGCTATCTTATTCCTTGTCCTAAATCACCTCACGGTTGCGACGTTGACCCAACTGGTGAATATATCGTAGGTTCAGGTAAATTGGCAGCGTTGATTCCTGTTTTCAGTTTTGATAAAATTCAGAAAGCGATTGCCGCAAAAGATTTCTCTGGAGAATTTGACGGTATTCCTATCATTAAATACGAATCAGCTCTTCACGGCGAAGTTCAAAAACCAGGTTTAGGCCCTCTCCACACCGAATTTGATGGTAAAGGAAATGCCTATACTTCACACTTTGTATCTTCTGAAGTGGTGAAATGGGACATCAAGACTTTGAAAGTTCTTGACAGACAGCCAACTTTCTACTCAGTAGGTCACTTAATGGTTGTAGGTGGAGACTCTAAGAAACCTTACGGAAAATACTTGGTAGCTTATAACAAAATTACCAAAGACAGATATTTACCAACTGGACCTGAATTGACACAGTCCGCACAGCTTTTCGACATCAGTGGTGATAAAATGAAACTCCTGTTAGACTTCCCAACGATTGGTGAACCGCACTACGCACAAGCTGGACCAGCAGATTTATTCACCAAAAACCAGGTTAAGTTCTACAAAATTGCAGAGAACCAGCACCCTTATGCAACCAAAGGTGAAGCTGAAAGTAAAGTGGTACGTGAAGGCAACAAGGTACATGTCTATATGACTTCAATTCGTTCGCACTTTGCACCAGACAATATTGAAGGAATCAGAGTTGGCGACGAAGTTTACTTCCACGTGACCAACCTTGAACAAGACTGGGATGTACCTCACGGATTTGCAATCAAAGGTGCTAAAAATGCTGAATTGCTAATAATGCCAGGTGAAACCTGCACACTGAAATGGGTACCTGATAGACCAGGAATGTTCCCGATGTTCTGTACAGACTTCTGCTCCGCACTACACCAAGAAATGCAGGGTTACGTGAGAGTGTCACCTGCAGGAAGCAACACCCCACTCATCTATTCTTTGAACAATAAGAAAGATAATGCTCAAGGACCAGTGAAACAAGGTGAAACCAAATAA
- a CDS encoding nitrous oxide reductase accessory protein NosL: MKLFRSLILSGALLALACCAKSGPQEIATGKDQCDNCKMTITEAKYATQLTTEKGRNYKFDDISCLQSYETSNPDKATNATSYVADFPSGQFIDLKTATLITGGTIKSPMGGNTQAFKDKAAAQKAAEELGANIVQ; this comes from the coding sequence ATGAAGTTATTCAGAAGTTTAATTCTATCGGGAGCATTGCTCGCACTCGCATGTTGTGCGAAAAGCGGTCCACAGGAAATCGCCACCGGTAAAGATCAGTGCGACAATTGTAAAATGACGATCACTGAAGCAAAGTATGCCACACAACTCACCACCGAAAAAGGGCGAAACTACAAGTTTGACGACATCAGCTGCTTGCAGAGTTACGAAACATCAAACCCGGACAAAGCGACGAACGCTACTTCTTATGTCGCCGATTTCCCAAGTGGTCAGTTCATCGATCTAAAAACTGCAACATTGATCACCGGAGGAACCATAAAAAGTCCGATGGGAGGCAACACTCAGGCATTTAAAGATAAAGCCGCTGCCCAAAAAGCAGCCGAGGAATTAGGCGCAAACATCGTACAGTAA
- the nosD gene encoding nitrous oxide reductase family maturation protein NosD, with amino-acid sequence MILNKTIKLILLLVPVFVFTKDLKVGKNEQYTTIKSALAAAENGDRILVEKGVYKEGTIDITKSVSLIGIDRPVLDGEFKGEIITFRDADKILLQGFKLINAGKDEIKSIAAVHIYTSADSVIIDNIFENNYFGIYVQRGLRCLIQNNKITTTRGTSQENIGDGIHLLGSTEIWVKHNFISGHKDGIYLEKNMRCYIFKNLSRNNLRYGLHFMFSNDSVYTGNVFDNNGAGVAVMYAMNVSMFSNKFINNWGDSVYGLLLKEISFSKIKDNIFENNTTGIFADGATKIDYYNNQFEDNGWALKINSNCMENRISRNNFINNTFDVSTNGTVVMNDFKQNYWDKYEGYDLNKDKIGDIPFHPLSFYAVLVEQNPSVMLLFRTFFVDLMDRMEKIIPSLTPESFVDDEPLMNPVKI; translated from the coding sequence ATGATTTTAAACAAAACAATAAAGCTGATCTTGCTGCTCGTTCCGGTTTTCGTCTTTACCAAAGATTTGAAGGTCGGGAAAAATGAGCAGTACACCACCATCAAATCTGCACTCGCCGCTGCTGAAAACGGGGATCGGATTCTGGTGGAAAAAGGCGTTTACAAAGAAGGAACCATCGACATAACCAAATCGGTAAGTTTAATCGGGATCGACCGACCTGTACTCGACGGTGAGTTTAAGGGAGAGATCATCACCTTTCGCGATGCAGACAAGATTCTTTTGCAAGGATTCAAACTCATCAATGCCGGAAAAGATGAAATTAAGAGTATTGCCGCGGTTCATATTTACACCAGTGCCGATTCCGTAATCATAGACAATATTTTCGAGAATAACTACTTCGGAATTTATGTACAGCGGGGATTGCGCTGCCTGATTCAAAACAACAAAATCACCACCACGAGAGGAACCTCACAGGAAAACATCGGCGACGGAATCCACCTTCTTGGAAGTACCGAAATCTGGGTGAAACACAACTTTATCAGCGGACATAAAGACGGAATCTACCTTGAGAAAAACATGCGCTGCTATATTTTCAAGAATCTTTCCAGAAATAATCTGCGATACGGACTGCACTTTATGTTTTCCAATGACAGCGTTTATACCGGAAATGTATTCGACAACAACGGAGCGGGAGTTGCGGTGATGTATGCGATGAATGTGAGCATGTTCAGCAACAAATTTATCAACAACTGGGGCGACAGTGTTTACGGACTTTTGCTCAAAGAAATCTCGTTCAGTAAGATCAAAGACAATATCTTCGAAAACAATACCACGGGAATTTTTGCCGACGGAGCCACGAAAATCGACTATTACAATAACCAGTTCGAGGACAACGGATGGGCTCTGAAAATCAATTCCAACTGTATGGAAAACAGGATTTCGAGGAACAACTTCATCAACAATACTTTCGATGTGAGCACCAACGGAACTGTGGTGATGAACGACTTTAAACAAAATTATTGGGACAAGTATGAAGGTTACGACCTCAACAAAGACAAAATCGGCGACATCCCGTTTCACCCACTTAGTTTTTATGCGGTTTTGGTGGAACAGAATCCATCGGTGATGCTACTTTTCCGAACGTTCTTTGTAGATTTAATGGACCGGATGGAAAAAATAATCCCGAGTTTGACCCCCGAAAGTTTTGTGGACGACGAACCATTGATGAACCCTGTGAAAATATAG
- a CDS encoding ABC transporter ATP-binding protein: MIEIKNLSKKFQKFKALNDINIQFSQGHSVALIGPNGCGKTTMIKCILGLNVVEEGDIIVNGESVKDHYQYRENIGYMPQIGRYPENMTIEETIRMIKDTRKNKTAVLDTELLEAFELEKIYDKKMRTLSGGTTQKVSAVLAFMFDPNIIILDEPTAGLDPLASEILKNKIIKEKNKGKLIIITSHLLSELDDIISEIVFMNEGKVIVHQSVADLQSETNTTKISEGIISILKGMKK, from the coding sequence ATGATTGAGATAAAGAATCTTTCCAAGAAATTCCAAAAGTTTAAGGCGTTAAACGATATTAATATTCAGTTTAGCCAGGGACATTCCGTTGCGCTCATCGGACCGAACGGCTGTGGAAAAACCACGATGATCAAATGCATTCTAGGACTGAATGTGGTGGAAGAAGGCGACATCATTGTGAACGGCGAAAGTGTAAAAGATCATTACCAATACCGCGAAAACATCGGTTACATGCCGCAAATCGGGCGATATCCTGAGAATATGACGATCGAGGAAACGATCAGAATGATCAAAGATACGCGGAAGAATAAAACCGCAGTACTCGATACCGAACTGCTCGAAGCTTTCGAACTTGAAAAAATTTATGACAAAAAAATGCGGACGCTTTCCGGCGGAACCACGCAGAAAGTAAGTGCGGTATTGGCGTTTATGTTTGACCCAAACATCATCATCCTCGATGAACCCACTGCAGGACTCGATCCGCTCGCTTCGGAGATTCTGAAAAACAAAATCATCAAGGAAAAAAATAAGGGGAAACTTATCATCATCACTTCCCACCTTTTGAGCGAGCTCGACGACATCATCAGCGAAATCGTTTTTATGAATGAGGGGAAAGTGATTGTGCATCAATCCGTAGCCGATCTTCAATCCGAAACCAACACCACGAAAATATCGGAAGGAATTATCTCAATTTTAAAAGGAATGAAAAAATGA
- a CDS encoding ABC transporter permease subunit, whose product MNRIARFILFDILKNKIVIFYTVLLFIISWSVLGLESNFTKATLSLLNIVLLVVPLVSIIFSTIYVYNSSQFVELLLSQPVPRSKVWFNIFLGLSTALTLAFLLGCGIPILLYSSIQTGASLIIIGIFLSVIFTALAMLASISTRDRAKGIGISIFIWMFFAIIYDGILLILMFQFADFPIEGIMSALTAVNPIGLSRIFVLLQLDVAAMLGQAGAIFKQVFGSGGGMGISIAVLSIWAIFPFLWSLIKFNKKDL is encoded by the coding sequence ATGAACAGGATAGCAAGATTTATTTTATTCGATATACTCAAAAACAAGATCGTGATTTTTTACACGGTACTTCTGTTCATCATTTCCTGGTCGGTTTTGGGGCTTGAATCCAACTTTACCAAAGCCACGCTGAGTTTGCTGAACATCGTACTTTTGGTGGTTCCGCTCGTGAGTATTATTTTCTCGACGATTTATGTGTACAACAGCAGTCAGTTCGTGGAGCTGCTTCTGAGCCAACCCGTTCCGCGCAGTAAAGTATGGTTTAATATCTTCCTCGGTTTGTCAACTGCGCTTACTTTGGCTTTTCTGCTTGGTTGCGGAATTCCTATTTTGCTGTATTCGTCGATTCAAACTGGCGCATCCTTAATTATCATCGGAATCTTTCTGTCGGTAATTTTTACTGCATTAGCGATGCTTGCCTCGATTTCTACCAGAGACCGCGCAAAAGGAATTGGGATTTCTATTTTCATCTGGATGTTTTTTGCCATTATTTACGACGGCATTTTGCTGATCCTGATGTTCCAGTTTGCAGATTTCCCGATTGAAGGAATTATGTCGGCACTTACCGCAGTAAACCCGATCGGTTTGTCGAGGATTTTCGTGCTTCTCCAGCTGGACGTCGCTGCAATGCTCGGACAAGCAGGTGCGATTTTCAAGCAGGTTTTCGGTTCCGGTGGCGGAATGGGAATTTCGATCGCTGTACTGTCAATCTGGGCAATTTTCCCTTTTTTGTGGTCATTGATCAAATTCAACAAGAAGGATCTGTAG
- a CDS encoding fasciclin domain-containing protein gives MKKSFLILALASMAIISCKKNETATTSSSTATTEAVGSGQEAVVDSDSAPDIVKLAVSNKDLSTLVTAVQKAGLTTSLSNAGPFTVFAPTNEAFDKLPKGTVDDLLKPENNNKLNDILGHHTYVGVIKTDQMNDGQNLGMVDGKTITIKMVDGKPTINGNVNIIASVPAANGIVHVVDGVILPQ, from the coding sequence ATGAAAAAATCATTTCTAATTCTCGCTCTGGCTTCAATGGCCATCATTTCGTGCAAGAAAAATGAAACTGCAACAACAAGTTCTTCTACTGCGACCACTGAAGCTGTTGGTTCAGGTCAGGAAGCTGTGGTCGATTCAGACAGCGCACCGGATATCGTAAAACTGGCGGTATCGAATAAAGATCTGTCCACGCTGGTTACCGCAGTACAAAAAGCGGGTCTCACTACTTCGCTCAGCAACGCTGGTCCATTCACAGTTTTTGCACCGACTAACGAAGCTTTCGACAAACTGCCGAAAGGCACTGTTGACGATTTGCTGAAACCTGAAAACAATAACAAACTCAACGACATTCTCGGTCACCACACTTATGTTGGCGTAATCAAAACCGACCAAATGAACGACGGGCAAAACCTTGGAATGGTGGACGGAAAAACCATCACCATCAAAATGGTGGACGGAAAACCAACCATTAACGGAAATGTAAACATCATCGCTTCCGTACCTGCAGCAAACGGAATTGTACACGTTGTGGACGGCGTAATTTTGCCACAGTAA
- a CDS encoding Crp/Fnr family transcriptional regulator, with amino-acid sequence MFSRELLLKNNIPRFRLKRKDHLFREDERAVCLFYLTEGEVKVYNTDSEGKEFLIDKISEYQFLGEPPFLLQERYPSSALINSESAEIFRFSEPLFQEFMMNNPEILIRFTKQIARKAYNKTIKLKSIVHQNPNERILNFLKNYKREIGVEPCEKTIIHVTRKEMANSTGLAIETVIRTVKKMEKEQKIELINHKIYY; translated from the coding sequence ATGTTTTCCCGAGAGCTTCTGCTGAAAAACAATATTCCCCGTTTCCGACTCAAGCGAAAGGATCACCTTTTCCGTGAAGACGAGCGGGCGGTTTGCCTTTTTTACCTTACTGAAGGCGAAGTAAAGGTGTACAACACAGATTCTGAAGGCAAGGAATTCCTGATTGACAAAATCTCGGAATACCAGTTTTTGGGCGAGCCGCCGTTTTTGTTGCAGGAAAGATATCCGAGTAGCGCGCTAATCAACAGCGAGTCTGCCGAAATTTTCAGATTTTCGGAGCCGCTTTTTCAGGAGTTCATGATGAATAATCCCGAAATTCTCATTAGATTTACGAAACAGATTGCGAGAAAGGCCTATAATAAAACCATCAAGCTGAAATCCATCGTCCATCAGAATCCAAACGAGAGAATCCTGAATTTCCTGAAGAACTACAAACGCGAAATCGGTGTGGAACCCTGCGAAAAAACCATCATCCACGTTACCCGAAAAGAAATGGCAAACTCTACAGGATTGGCAATTGAAACGGTGATCCGCACTGTAAAAAAAATGGAGAAGGAACAAAAAATCGAACTGATCAACCATAAAATCTATTACTGA
- the ppk1 gene encoding polyphosphate kinase 1 — protein MPNQFNPRDITWLAFNERVMQEAMDENVPLHLRIRFLGIFSNNLDEFFRVRVAGLKRAMDFKDKFITESFYQLPTKILQNINEIVIKQQQDFDKTWKKIQIEMAEQKVFIRTAKTLTDEQKKFVRKYFDEVVESNVIPILLHENVPMPYLRDKSLYLGIAMRRKEWQYESKFAIIEIPSRIVGRFVLLPSDDKDEKNVMLLEDVITFNLPHIFSYFGYDDFEANCFKVTKDAEFDLDNDIKTTLAEKIQKGIKARRKGKPTRFVFDKEMDKALLEFLIRKLSLTKRDSIIPGGKIHNFRHFMDFPDVFKSYKNPVERTSFDHPEFVGKRVTDVIQKHDVLLTFPYHTYTPVIDLMREAAMDPDVKTIQITAYRLASNSKIVNALINAARNGKEVTVMLELRARFDEESNLEWKEILEQESVKVLVGIPNKKVHAKLCVIKKRAHGKTIQYGFVSTGNFNEKTARIYGDHLLMTADRGIMADINKVFNVLRKPKDDIMPALKTCKNLLVCPQFMREKIVYHIDREIEEAKAGRKAEMIIKVNSLSDRNLIIKLYEAAKAGVVVKMIVRGIYCAVNQKEFKQKIQAISIVDEYLEHARVMYFYNKGNEDIYISSADWMTRNLDYRIEAAARINQKSLKKEIKDILEIQLSDNVKARILDKRMSNRYVETGKTEIRSQIETYKYLKGKG, from the coding sequence ATGCCGAACCAGTTTAACCCGAGAGATATTACGTGGCTTGCCTTTAACGAAAGAGTGATGCAGGAAGCGATGGACGAGAATGTTCCGCTTCATCTGCGGATCCGTTTTCTGGGGATTTTCTCCAATAATCTCGACGAGTTTTTCAGGGTGAGAGTTGCCGGTCTGAAACGTGCGATGGACTTTAAAGACAAGTTCATCACCGAATCTTTTTATCAGCTACCGACGAAGATTCTGCAAAATATCAATGAAATCGTCATCAAGCAGCAACAGGATTTCGATAAGACCTGGAAGAAGATCCAGATCGAAATGGCGGAGCAGAAAGTCTTCATCAGAACCGCAAAAACACTGACCGACGAACAGAAAAAATTTGTGAGAAAATATTTCGATGAAGTGGTGGAAAGCAACGTGATCCCGATTCTTCTTCACGAAAATGTTCCGATGCCTTATTTAAGGGACAAATCCCTCTACCTCGGAATTGCGATGCGCCGCAAAGAATGGCAGTACGAAAGCAAATTTGCCATTATCGAAATTCCGTCGAGAATTGTGGGCAGATTTGTGCTACTTCCGTCCGATGACAAAGACGAGAAAAACGTTATGCTGCTCGAAGATGTGATCACCTTCAACCTTCCGCATATTTTCTCGTATTTCGGGTATGATGATTTCGAGGCCAACTGTTTCAAAGTGACCAAAGATGCCGAATTTGATTTAGACAACGACATTAAAACCACTCTTGCCGAAAAAATACAAAAAGGCATTAAAGCCCGACGAAAAGGGAAACCGACACGTTTCGTCTTCGACAAGGAAATGGACAAAGCACTGCTTGAATTCCTCATCCGCAAACTGAGTTTAACGAAAAGAGACAGCATTATTCCTGGTGGAAAAATTCATAACTTCCGTCATTTTATGGATTTCCCCGATGTCTTCAAAAGCTATAAAAACCCTGTTGAAAGAACATCTTTCGACCACCCCGAATTTGTTGGAAAAAGAGTGACCGACGTAATTCAGAAACACGACGTACTCCTCACCTTTCCATATCACACCTACACTCCCGTTATCGATTTGATGCGGGAAGCAGCGATGGATCCCGACGTGAAAACCATCCAGATCACGGCATACCGATTGGCGAGTAATTCAAAAATCGTGAACGCGCTGATTAACGCCGCAAGAAACGGAAAAGAAGTAACCGTAATGCTCGAACTCCGCGCAAGATTCGATGAAGAAAGCAATCTGGAATGGAAAGAAATTCTGGAGCAGGAAAGCGTGAAAGTTCTGGTCGGAATTCCTAACAAAAAAGTCCACGCCAAGCTCTGCGTCATCAAGAAAAGAGCCCACGGAAAAACGATCCAGTATGGTTTTGTAAGCACAGGAAACTTCAACGAAAAAACCGCAAGGATTTACGGCGACCATTTGCTAATGACTGCTGACAGAGGAATCATGGCAGACATTAACAAAGTGTTCAACGTGTTGAGAAAACCAAAAGACGACATTATGCCCGCGTTGAAAACCTGCAAAAATTTGTTGGTTTGTCCGCAGTTTATGCGCGAAAAAATCGTGTACCACATCGATCGCGAAATCGAGGAAGCAAAGGCGGGGCGAAAAGCCGAGATGATTATCAAAGTTAATTCGCTGAGCGACCGAAACCTCATCATCAAACTTTATGAAGCCGCAAAAGCAGGAGTAGTCGTAAAAATGATCGTCCGCGGAATTTACTGCGCCGTGAACCAGAAGGAATTCAAACAAAAAATCCAGGCGATCAGCATTGTTGACGAATATCTGGAACACGCGAGAGTAATGTATTTCTACAACAAGGGCAATGAAGACATCTATATTTCCTCCGCCGACTGGATGACGCGAAACCTCGACTACCGAATTGAAGCCGCCGCAAGAATCAACCAGAAAAGTTTAAAGAAAGAGATTAAAGACATTCTTGAAATACAGCTGAGCGACAACGTAAAAGCCAGAATTCTCGACAAGCGAATGAGCAACCGTTATGTGGAAACTGGCAAGACCGAAATCCGCTCGCAGATTGAAACGTATAAATATTTGAAAGGGAAAGGTTGA
- a CDS encoding TonB-dependent receptor plug domain-containing protein — translation MTKTDLFSAAFLLFSFWGFAQEKTIDTVYIFDNQLNSSKKVLKISKLEQADLLKNSTNLSEVLRFQSPIYIKENGRGMVSSPSFRGTTAQQTAFIWNGINVNSQFLGQGDINNLNLLGYDNLQVKSGGGSVIYGSSAIGGTIHLNNELTFNKGFHNSLFAEYGSFKTLNTFLKSSYSDEKISVKVSGNYVESENDYEVPEKNYINLNGQYRSKTFNLGFGYKINQKNTVSWQTQLYSGIQHYPVFSEYATKTKYLTNNFRSLASWDFKSMKVQNILRLAFLEEEFQYFAYIDRPKSSGGTGKSYIAKNDFNYVFNDKIALNLIAEYQLNKAEGYQSGIKDVSRNAGSFAGLLRWIPNQKFYFEIGAKKDFVEKIESPFIYSFSGKFKATDWYSAVFNFSKNFRYPSFNDLYWKPGGNLNLKSEVSHQAELGNNFAHKGFKLNLTPYYMRIENMIRWLPTSVGIASPINTSKVESYGLESQLDFEKTFGKNKAKISAGYVFTHSKDLETNQFLTYVPKYKIFGNASYGYDFAEIFLQGMYNGLTFTTSDEKLSSAIQPYFVMNAGLNFTVLKIYCLGFKVNNVFDEIYETTAYFPLPKRNYSANLFINF, via the coding sequence ATGACTAAAACTGACCTTTTTTCGGCGGCCTTTCTGCTTTTTTCTTTTTGGGGTTTTGCTCAAGAGAAAACGATTGACACGGTTTACATTTTCGACAATCAGTTAAATAGCTCCAAAAAAGTTCTAAAAATATCAAAATTAGAGCAGGCAGATTTATTAAAAAATTCGACGAATCTTTCAGAAGTTCTGCGCTTTCAATCACCGATTTATATTAAAGAAAACGGTCGTGGAATGGTTTCCTCACCTTCTTTCCGTGGAACTACGGCGCAACAAACCGCATTTATTTGGAACGGAATTAATGTGAATTCACAATTTTTAGGACAAGGCGATATTAATAATTTGAACCTTCTTGGTTATGACAATCTGCAAGTAAAATCAGGCGGCGGAAGTGTAATTTACGGCAGCTCTGCAATCGGCGGAACGATTCACTTAAATAATGAGTTGACTTTTAATAAAGGTTTTCATAACAGTTTATTTGCAGAATATGGTTCCTTTAAAACTTTGAATACATTTTTAAAATCCTCTTACAGCGACGAAAAAATCAGCGTGAAAGTTTCAGGAAATTACGTGGAAAGCGAAAACGACTATGAAGTTCCCGAAAAAAACTACATCAATCTGAACGGACAATACCGCAGCAAAACTTTCAACCTGGGTTTCGGCTACAAAATCAATCAGAAAAACACCGTTTCTTGGCAAACGCAATTGTACAGCGGAATTCAACATTACCCTGTTTTTTCTGAATATGCCACAAAAACGAAATATTTAACCAACAATTTCAGGAGTTTGGCGAGTTGGGATTTTAAATCTATGAAAGTGCAGAACATTTTGCGGCTCGCTTTTCTTGAGGAAGAATTTCAGTATTTCGCCTACATAGACCGACCAAAAAGCAGCGGCGGAACAGGAAAAAGTTACATTGCGAAAAATGATTTCAATTATGTATTCAACGACAAAATTGCCTTAAACCTCATCGCTGAATATCAGTTAAACAAAGCGGAAGGTTACCAATCGGGAATCAAAGACGTGAGTAGAAATGCAGGTTCGTTTGCGGGTTTGCTCCGTTGGATTCCGAATCAAAAATTCTATTTTGAAATAGGTGCAAAAAAAGATTTTGTGGAGAAAATTGAAAGTCCGTTTATTTATTCTTTTTCGGGAAAATTTAAAGCAACTGATTGGTATTCTGCTGTTTTCAACTTTTCTAAAAATTTCAGGTATCCCAGTTTCAACGATTTGTATTGGAAACCGGGCGGAAATTTAAACTTGAAATCTGAAGTTTCGCATCAAGCAGAATTAGGAAATAATTTTGCACATAAAGGTTTCAAGCTCAACCTCACTCCTTATTATATGAGGATTGAAAATATGATTCGTTGGTTGCCGACTTCGGTGGGAATTGCGTCACCGATCAACACCAGCAAAGTTGAAAGTTACGGTTTAGAATCTCAACTCGATTTTGAAAAAACTTTTGGAAAAAACAAAGCAAAAATTTCAGCGGGATATGTTTTCACGCATTCAAAAGATTTGGAAACCAATCAATTTCTCACTTACGTCCCGAAATATAAAATCTTTGGAAATGCTTCCTACGGTTATGATTTCGCGGAAATATTTTTACAGGGAATGTATAATGGACTGACTTTCACCACTTCCGATGAAAAATTGAGCAGTGCTATTCAACCCTATTTTGTGATGAATGCAGGATTAAATTTCACGGTTCTAAAAATCTATTGTTTAGGTTTTAAGGTAAATAATGTGTTTGACGAAATCTACGAAACAACCGCTTATTTTCCTCTGCCAAAAAGAAATTACAGCGCTAACTTATTCATTAACTTTTAA